taacttttgtatttttagtagagacacagttttaccatgttggccaggctggtctcgaactcctgacctcaggccatctgcccgcctcggactcccaaagtgctgggaatacaggtatgagccaccatgcccggcccttgcTTCTTTCTTGAGCAACTCCAGCTCATGTTCAAATTCCTTCTATTGCTTTGCCCTATCTTCCCTGAGCAACTGCATCTTTGCtttaaattcagtattttaagttaaaataaattatcacGTTTGAACACAAATTTTATCTATTCTCTAGCGAAGTTTTTCTTGTGTTGATTCTCCACTgttatttgttttcctatttctttgccctttttttccttccttctttcccttcttttcttttctactttgtttttttttttttttttttttttttttttattacaaggCCTGCATTGCCAGAGCTCCcctgcccctttttttttttttttttttttttttcaattggagGAATTTCATAAAGATTGTGTGCTGGTCCCTCCTTGATTTTTCATCATCTTTGAACTAGATGCGTTCTTGCATGAACAGCTACTTTCAAGAGGTTCATGCTAGGGAGCGGGCCCTGGACATCTAGGCTGGCTGGAATTCTGCTTGGGTCATGCTCAGTTTTCTTATCACCCAGGTCAGAAGATTCCTTTAGTCTTTACCTCTTccaaaagaaatctgaaaactaCAATGCTGAGTTCTTTGTCTTCCTGTTGCCTCATGGACAGACTGCTTTTTGCAAAGGTGGCAGTTTTGTGTGATTCCTCATTTAGTTTTGTGTTTCCTTGGTATAGATTCTAGTGCACACCATCAACAACTTATGTTAACCAGCAGTATATAAGAAATGAGCTCCAGTCACTCTCTACTTTTTCTAGGAACTAAGGACACAATTTAAGATGCTAACAGTTTTTACGGCATTTGTGAGAAgagccccacccacccccaacttAAGAGTGTTGTCAAACAATATACTTAATGGAGAGGATAATGcccaacttattttattttattttattttatgagatggagtctccctctgtcgtccaggttggagtgcagtggcgtgatcttggcttactgcaacctccacctcccaggtttaggtgattctcgtgcctcagcctcccgagtacctgggactacaggcatatgccaccatgcccggctaatttatttttttatttttttgagacggagtctcactctgtcaccaggttggagtgcagtggtgccatcttggctcattgcaatctctgcttccctggttcaagcgattctcctgcctcagcctcccaagtagctgggactacaggtgcgtgccaccactcccagctttttttttttttttttttgagatggagtctctcgctctgttgcccaggctggagtgcagtggcgcgatctcggctcactgccagttccgccttccaggttcacaccattctcctgtctcagcctcctgagtagctgggactacaggtgcgggccaccatgcctggctaacttctttgtattattattatttttttaatagagacggggtttcactgtgttagccaggatggtctcgatgttctgacctcatgatctgcctgccttgtcctcccaaagtgctgggattataggcatgagccattgtgcccggccattttttttttttttttgtatttttagtagagacggggtttcaccatgttggctaggctggtctcgaactcctgagtagctgggattacgtctctactaaaaatacaaaaaattagtcgggcgtggtggcacgcgcccatagtcccagctactcaggaggcagaggcaggagaattgcttgaacctgggaggtggaggttgcagtgagccgagatcgtgccactgcactctagcccgggtgacagagtgagactctgtctggacaaaaaaaaaaaaaaaagtttgtgtcttggtcaggtgcggtgtctcacccctgtaatcccagcactttgggaagtcgaggtgggcagatcacttgaggtcaggagtttgagaccagcctggccaaaatggagaaacctcacctctactaaaagtagaaaaatcagccagttgtggtgggtgcctgtagtcccagccacttgggaggctgaggcaggagaattgcttgaacctgggtggtggaggttacaacgagctgagatcgcgtcactgcactccaccctggcaacagagcaagactttgtctcaaaaaacaaaacaaaacaaaacaaaaaaaaccaaaaagaaagaaaaaaaagaagtgtgctTTTTCTTGAGGACCTTGTCCAACTTAGAATAGCTTGATAATGCCAAATGAACATCATTACAGAAagtttggaaaagaaataaacctCCCTAAAACAGTTCCACCAGTAAAACAAATACCAAATAGCAGTCTCAACtagatttcattccttttttctttttttgaacagagtctcactctgttgcccgggctggagtgcagtgccatgatcttggctcactgcaacctccgcctactgggttcaagtgattctcctgcctcagcctcctgagtacctgggattacagaggtgcaccactacgcccggctaatttttgtagttttagtaaagacagagtttcaccatgttggcctggctggtctcaaactcctgaccttaggtgatccgtctgcctctgcctctcaaagtgctgggattacaggtgtgagccgccgtgcccggcctcaatttcATTTCTTTACCCATTCGACACACATTTACAGATCAGTCAGTATGGGTGCTGGCAAACAGTGGTGAGAAAGTTAATAGGTGCCTTGCTCTCAAGGAGCTTATAGCCTGCTAGGAAAAATCACGGCCACACAGCCACGTGGaacttctcctttgctttccctTCATCTTTACTGTCACTATAAAATTGCCTTCTTTTTTActaatgattatttttatggatttaggggtacaagtgcagttttgttacatggatatattgcgtAGTGGTGAGGTCTGGGCTTTTAGCTTAACTCTCACCGGAATAGGGTACATCGTGCCCATTAGTTAATTTCTTATCCCTTCCCCTACCCCACTCCTACCCTTCCTAGTCTCCAATGTCATCATTCCACACTCTCTGTCCACATGttcacattatttagctcccacttcttcttctttttttggggggatggagtcttgctctgtctccaggctggagtgcaatggtgcagtctcggctcactgcaaccttctagGTTacagcaattctgctgcctcagcctcccgagtagctgggatgacaggcatgtgccaccatgctcggctaatttttgtttttagtagagtttcaccatgttggccagactggtcttgaactcctgaccccgggtgatccactggcctaggcctcccaaagtgccgggattacaggcgtgagccaccacacctggccttagctctcacttctaagtgagaacatgtggtatttgactttctgtttctgagttatttcacctaagataatggccttcagttccaACCACGttgctgcagaagacatgatttcattcttttttatggactAGTAGCAGAGAATCAGCGCTTCTTTAGCTGTGGGGATAAAAGCTGAGAATCAGAATTGTTTTCATGAGCTCTGGAGGCTGTTCCTGAGGCCAGGGAGCAAGGGCAACATAGGAGAGAACCAGAtaggaaaggaggagaaggaaacagagtgggaggaagggaaggagaaagaaaggacaaGAAGATGCTGATGGTGGAGCATGGGATAAGTGTCAGCTGGGATCTTAGTTGACTTATGCCCTGGTTCCCATTGTATGTATTATCTAACCTTTGGCACAAGTAAAATACACGatagtttttcaaatatattttttattgaagGGGATGCTGTTTGCCTTGGACTTTGGTAATGTGCCTCAAGTATAAGAGAGGTTCCTTAGTAATTATTCTCACCCATCCATCTTGGAAATTGGGTTTGTGGATTTATTCTATATCTAACCCGCAAGTAAATCCTCTATTTGCTCTTCTCAGTTTGGAGAACCTTAAGCTAACCGTCTTTGAAAGACGGAAACCAGCACTGAGGTCCTAGGAATGGGGATGCCAGGGTGTGGTCTGACCTCTTTAGGGTCAGGGTAGGGGCTGAGGGAGAGCAGCTGGGCTGCCTCCACTCCAGCCAAAGACAGAACTAGGGAGAAGATGCTGGATGAAGTTTCCTATTCCgggagcactttttttttttccttttacagtgAAATTGGAACAGTCCTGGGAAAATGGGACAGGTGTCCCCAATCAAGAGACAGAGCTGTTTACCCAACTACGAGGAGGGGCCCCGAGGGAGGGGAAGTGTTGATATCTAAAATTTTCCGATCAAGAGGTCGCCCCTGCAGGTTGGGGACCAGGGAACTGGAGCACGTGGGCTGCCCTCTGACAGGTGGACACTAGGAGTGGGGTGGGCAGGCCAAAGTACAGCTGGGAGATGGGAGTCCGAAGGGAATTCTCTGGGTTTTGGCAGTCCATAGGAAAGCAGGTGCCTGCCCCACCACCCGGACACCCTACTAAGCCAGCCGCGGGTGGGGCCCTCCTTCGAGGGGATTGCGGGGCAGACGATCACTTCTTTCCACTGAGTCTCTAGGAGGAGAGGGAGATGCCAGAAGGGGCCAAGCGTGAGCCAGGGCAGCCAGGCCGGCCAGGCCTGCCGGCCGCTCCAGCCCAGCACCAGGGAGCCCGCACGGCCGCCAAACACTCCCGGGAGTTTTGCTAGCAAAGGGACCACGAGGCAGCTGCTGGCGCGTCCTGCGCGTGCCCGCCCAGAGGCTCCCCGGCTTGCTCCTCGCGGGTCCGTCCCGAAACTGGCGTGAAACCGATTTGGTGCAATGCGAATGAGCTCCCGCCCGCCGCCGCCTCCAtcccagccgccgccgccgcctgtcGCCATAACAACCGGCCCCCACCCGCCCCGCGCCGCGCCCCTCGGGTCCCCCGGGCCACCGGCCACAGAGCGGGAAGGCGCCCCGCCCTTGGCGCCCCGCATCCGGCCGCCGCGCACCCCCGCCCGCCAGGCGCTTCCGAGCCACGCAGAGGCGCCCCCTCCCGCCGGCGACGGGAAAGCCCCGGCGCCCCCGGACTTGACTCGGTTTCCAGCTCCCCGAGGGGCTGGGGCTCTCCCGCGTGCGCCCCGCACCTGCCGGGGGCCCGCACTCGCCCTCGCCGGGGCTCCAGGGAGCACGACGGCCGCGGCCCGGCGCTCTTGGGAGGGGAGCGGGACATCCCCGAAGGCGGCGCGCTGGAGGCGGGGAGCGGCCGGGGCGCACGGGGAGGGCGGGGAGCCCgcgggagggggaggagggggaggagggggaggaggcgCGAGGTGGGGGGGAGCGCGGCTGGCGGCAGGGAGGGAGCGGGAGGGAGGCAAGAAAGTAGCAGAAAGTGAGGCTGGCAGGCGGCGGCAAAGGAGCCGGCGCGCGGCGGCGGCAGGAAGTCTGTGCCCGAGAACAGCAGAAATAAGAGCCAGGGAGGgaccgcggcggcggcggcggcggcgagagCGAAAGAGGAAACTGCAGAGGAGGAAGCTGCGCCGCAGCCCGAGCCGCCCGGCATCCCCGCCGCCCCTGCGCCCGCGCCGCGCCCCCGGCGCCCCCTCCCCAGCGCGCCCCCGGCCGCTCCTCCGCGCCGCGCTCGTCGGCCATGGCCCGGGAGAACGGCGAGAGCAGCTCCTCCTGGAAAAAGCAAGCTGAAGATATCAAGAAGATCTTCGAGTTCAAGGAGACCCTCGGAACGTAAGTGGGGACCAGGGAGGCGAGGGTGGAGGTGGCCGCGGCGGGGGCTGCACGGGCAGCTCCagctgccgccgccgccaccaccgCGGCAGGAACCCAGCCTGTCACCGCGTCCTCATTGTCCCGATCTCGGCGCTGCGGAGCCCCCCGAGCGCACCCGACGCGTGGGCCTGCGACCCCCGGGTGGGCGCCGTtcccgggagggggagggggcagcGCCGGGCTGTCAGGGAGCAGCCCACGCGGGCGCGCGACTTCCCACTTCCCCTGCCACCGCCGCCCTCTCCGCTGCCTTCTCCCCACGCGTGACtgtgggctgagcatggtggggaTGGCTGTTTACCGGCTGTGTGCGTTTACTCGCCGTGTGCATGGGCGCACCGCGTTGGCGAGACGTGGTCACGAGAAGATCAGCCTCCAGTCATTCCCATTTCTGTCCTTACATCATGTATTCCTATGGAACTGGCATCTGCACGTACTAGGTGTAGGCAAGACTTTGGGTGGCCACGCGAGGATGGAAGGGAAGGGCTTCGCAGTGCTCAGGGTCACACGTGGGCAGAGCCTCACCTGAGGGTCTGTGCATTTCACGCGGGCTCGGCCGCACGCGCCGGGGAGCGCGTCTCCAAGGGAGGGTCTGTGCGCGTCGCTGCGCGGGCGGTGCTCTCCGGGCTGCATCGAGTCCCATGCTGATGGCTGCGTCtcaagaaagcagaaataatCCGAAGTCGATGGCAGGAACGCTCCAAGCGTGTGCTGCTCAGCTTAGCTGCTGTTCCCTTTCTGCCCAGGAGTTGggtcttgtttgttttgttttggagcaGCTCAAAATAGGTGGGGAGGCTGATAGTGAAAGAGAATCAGGATCTGCCGAATGAGTCTGAAgttaaagttattttcttcccTCATACGATCAGTATTTGTTGTGCATCAGTATCGGCCAGTGTATGTGTATTCACGCACAAGTGTGCAGTCTGATGTGCACATTTTGCAGGGGTTCATGGAGGTGTTGATTAggctgggaagagaaagaggagctaTTTCATGGGATAAATCAGTGCGTTGTTGGGtgctctttctttcattcctgcttTTTTTGCGTGTGCTTGTTTTTGTGCTTGGTTTGTTTTTTCCAGCACCACGTTACCCAGATTGTCTTCACCTCCAGGCTCGGGGTCCGCTGCTGCTCAGTCATTTCCCCTCACCCCCACGCAGATCTGCAGGAGGTCCCCTGGAGTGAAGTTGTGAGGGTGGCGTTCCCAGCCCTGCTTCTGATTCCCGGGAAGGCGCACGCTGACGATTAGAGTGGGGTCTCCCTGCTGTGGTTGTTGCCTTTCAGGGAGATCACCTATTTGCTACCTTTGTtggaatgaaaacagaaaaagatgtaGCTTTTTAATAAAGAGGGGTTTGGGGTTGCCTCTCAGTGCAGCCAGGTAAGGGGTTAGTTTGGGTCAAAACTTTTGAAAATTGCCACTGAGGTTTATTCGGGTTTGGGGTTGTGATTCTGAGATGCTCAAGTTACTGAGAGACAAGAAAGCATGGCCTTTGCTTATCATCCAGGACCCGCGCTGTGGCCGCCGATGAGGGGATGGGAGAGTGTGGGGACCCACCCTTTGTGAATGCCTTCCTGTGCGTGGCTTGTTCCCACCCGAGCCCACTCACACTGGCTTCTTGCCTGTAGCCTCCGGGTGACTGATGCCCGGTCCCCTGACTGACTCCTGCAGCTGCACCTCTGCAGTGGCGGGGCTGCTGAGGCTCCGAACTGTGGCTCCTGCTGGAGCACGGTGTTTGGAGATGACTGCGGGTGGTTTCCACCTTGGGGAAAAATGGCGATTTGCCTTCTGGTGCCAGAGTGCATCTCTGGCAGAACAGCCTCTTGGACTCCAGCCATGTTCCCTGTGCGCTTTGGGAACGGGTCCCTCTTAGGGTCCCAAAGCATTCCCTTCTGCCTGGGATGAAATTCTTTGCAAAGGAACTTCCCACTGTAGCGCCGGCAGGGGACCTAGAAGAATGATAGAGGAACAGTGCGATGATCAAGATGTTTTCACTCGACATAATAATCATGGTAATCATAGATGGTATTCTGAAATGTATACCCAAGATCAGGTCTTATTTTACATGCCTTatgtgtattaactcatttaaatttCAGAGTAACCTTAAGAAGTAGGTATTTACCATTATACccaatttgcagatgagaaaactaaggtggCAGAGATATTATGTGAACTGCCACACCTTAGCTAGCTATTAAGTGGCGGAGCTGGTATCTGTGAACGGATAGGCAGAGCAACTTTTGATTATCCGTACAGGGTTGACACA
The window above is part of the Rhinopithecus roxellana isolate Shanxi Qingling chromosome 11, ASM756505v1, whole genome shotgun sequence genome. Proteins encoded here:
- the LOC115900316 gene encoding uncharacterized protein LOC115900316, with the protein product MRMSSRPPPPPSQPPPPPVAITTGPHPPRAAPLGSPGPPATEREGAPPLAPRIRPPRTPARQALPSHAEAPPPAGDGKAPAPPDLTRFPAPRGAGALPRAPRTCRGPALALAGAPGSTTAAARRSWEGSGTSPKAARWRRGAAGAHGEGGEPAGGGGGGGGGGGARWGGARLAAGREREGGKKVAESEAGRRRQRSRRAAAAGSLCPRTAEIRAREGPRRRRRRRERKRKLQRRKLRRSPSRPASPPPLRPRRAPGAPSPARPRPLLRAALVGHGPGERREQLLLEKAS